The proteins below come from a single Diadema setosum chromosome 21, eeDiaSeto1, whole genome shotgun sequence genomic window:
- the LOC140244441 gene encoding uncharacterized protein, producing MFLYAPSAVEYLSNTQLPSTEEASTSFETSTSFQTSTSFHTGTSTDDATPTWAASTPVAVAATQQTSEASTHSQSTEDSSPQKQNSVVQATTPQVLQTTDESTSPQTPTPGGSSTMYSSSSWEQTSDTETTPQPSTSTPPDQVDVSGANEVKDVLDAISAVNGSVSFQTASTVLSRVVNITAVTDSPLSASDVEDIKGTLSIVSVQAASSRDTAQDFLSVVGSIIITNDTSDSASSSSGNSTGLSENHASGVMELMETFASNAAQSLLSESQTEVVIANEKIVVHLVSIKAPVTNDSARHISVTVNSTANTLNFPASILQGKEVTVSAVVFNDLHSTTPSSLEGSSNDTITTFGSKVMSILVTALDGSNVTFSPSDPVEIVLSRNEDANTTNTESLCVYWKFLSSEEAGGVWSTEGCSVNESDGSQVTCLCDHLTNFAVLLSVNPNPIVLTKGHEIALDMLTYVGLALSVAALVCTLAIFIWFKLLKSQRNIIHANLAVAMVTAQFLYLVGIEQTRRQGACKTIAFLLHYLFTATFAWMLMEGIYILMQTRTAYGKGVKTWMYLIIGWGFPLIVVSISFGIRFNGYGTENHCWLSATDGLMWAFAIPVLIVIAINTVVLIMVIRVFMSLKANADKTEVERFRAGARAILMLQPLLGFTWIFGLLSSYDTSLFFTYMFVIFNSLQGVFIFILHCVMNEEVKKAFRSKYRRHGRRRSTLASTTETSVALRTTRAFVDKAPVKRDSKVSKRSSLGDEIAMKLSKGSTKVEPLNLSKVAFEET from the exons ATGTTTTTGTATGCTCCTTCTGCTGTAGAATATCTGAGCAATACGCAGCTGCCTTCTACCGAGGAAGCCAGCACCAGCTTTGAGACCAGCACCAGCTTTCAGACCAGCACCAGCTTTCACACCGGCACCTCCACTGACGATGCAACGCCCACGTGGGCTGCTAGCACTCCTGTCGCCGTGGCGGCGACACAGCAGACGTCGGAGGCCTCCACCCATTCCCAGAGCACGGAGGACTCTTCTccccaaaaacaaaattctgtcGTGCAGGCGACAACTCCACAGGTCCTGCAGACTACGGACGAGTCAACATCACCCCAAACCCCAACCCCAGGGGGCTCTTCCACCATGTACAGCTCATCGTCATGGGAACAAACCTCCGACACAGAGACGACGCCACAGCCATCGACATCCACTCCACCAGACCAAGTTGACGTCTCAGGTGCAAATGAG GTCAAGGATGTCTTGGACGCCATCTCGGCTGTGAATGGATCCGTCTCCTTCCAGACAGCGTCTACGGTCCTGTCAAGGGTCGTAAACATCACCGCGGTAACGGACAGTCCCCTGAGCGCTTCGGACGTCGAGGACATCAAGGGAACTCTCAGCATTGTGTCTGTCCAGGCCGCATCCAGTAGGGACACAGCCCag GATTTCTTGTCAGTAGTTGGCAGCATCATCATTACCAATGACACATCAGACTCGGCATCTTCCTCCTCAGGG AATTCAACCGGCCTCAGTGAGAATCATGCCAGCGGTGTGATGGAGCTCATGGAAACGTTTGCTTCAAATGCTGCTCAGAGCTTGCTGTCGGAGTCACAGACGGAGGTGGTGATTGCCAATGAGAAGATAG TTGTCCATTTGGTGTCCATCAAGGCTCCAGTGACAAATGATTCAGCCCGACATATTTCTGTCACAGTCAACTCGACTGCCAACACACTCAACTTTCCAGCCTCCATACTCCAGGGAAAAGAAG TGACTGTCAGTGCCGTGGTGTTCAACGACCTCCACTCGACCACCCCCTCCTCCCTCGAAGGAAGCTCCAACGACACCATCACGACctttgggtcaaaggtcatgtccATCCTGGTCACAGCCCTCGATGGGTCAAATGTCACGTTCAGTCCCAGCGACCCCGTGGAGATCGTGCTTAGCCGTAATGAG gaTGCAAATACGACCAATACAGAGTCACTGTGTGTCTACTGGAAATTTCTGTCAAG TGAAGAAGCTGGTGGGGTGTGGTCTACAGAGGGCTGCAGTGTGAACGAGAGTGACGGGTCGCAGGTCACATGTCTGTGTGACCACCTGACCAACTTTGCTGTGCTCCTGAGtgtcaaccccaaccccatt GTCTTGACCAAAGGTCATGAGATAGCCCTGGACATGCTGACCTACGTGGGTTTGGCCCTCTCTGTAGCTGCGCTGGTTTGCACTCTGGCAATTTTCATATGGTTCAA GCTGCTGAAATCACAACGCAACATTATCCATGCAAATCTCGCGGTCGCTATGGTAACTGCACAGTTTCTGTACCTGGTCGGGATCGAGCAGACACGGCGTCAG GGAGCCTGCAAGACAATAGCATTCCTCCTTCACTACCTGTTCACCGCCACGTTTGCCTGGATGCTCATGGAGGGAATCTACATTCTGATGCAGACGAGGACGGCGTATGGGAAAGGGGTCAAGACCTGGATGTACCTCATCATAGGATGGG GATTTCCCCTGATCGTAGTCTCCATCTCATTTGGTATTCGATTTAATGGATATGGCACAGAAAATCA TTGTTGGCTTTCTGCAACAGATGGTCTGATGTGGGCATTTGCTATTCCAGTTTTGATCGTCATAGCG ATCAACACAGTGGTACTAATCATGGTGATTAGAGTCTTTATGTCACTGAAGGCCAATGCAGACAAGACTGAAGTTGAAAGGTTTAG GGCTGGGGCACGTGCTATTCTCATGCTGCAGCCTCTCCTCGGATTCACATGGATCTTTGGTCTCCTCTCGTCCTACGACACCTCGCTCTTCTTCACCTACATGTTCGTCATCTTCAACTCCCTCCAG ggtgtcttcatcttcatcttacACTGTGTCATGAATGAAGAG GTGAAGAAAGCCTTCAGGTCCAAGTACCGTCGACACGGACGTCGACGATCCACGCTGGCCTCGACAACCGAGACATCGGTAGCCCTGCGAACGACAAGGGCCTTCGTGGATAAAGCTCCGGTGAAACGGGACAGCAAAGTGTCCAAGAGATCTAGCCTTGGTGATGAG ATAGCAATGAAGCTGAGTAAAGGATCAACGAAAGTGGAACCATTGAATCTATCAA AAGTTGCATTTGAGGAGACATGA